The region ATCGGAGCAGattattctctctctctctctgggtgAAAGGAAAGGGAGATTATTCTGCATatgaatttagctgcataaacagagcatctcctgcagtttaaagcttcaAACTCCACACTTCCTGGCCAGGTTGTTACTAACAATAATAATTTGTGCTCAACTGACtaacctggttaaataaaggtattgttattatttattttgatctcCATTAGCTGTAACAAGCACAGCAACTCTTCCTGGGGTCaatgaaaaaatattattattgttgaaCTGAAAAGCTTCCTGGATGGGAAGTGAAACATCAcatgtcctgtgtgtgtgtgtgtgtgtgtgtgagtgagtgtgtgtgtgtgcgtgtacgtgtgtgtgtgtgtgtaagtgagaGAAAGACCTTCAGCTTGCTCTGCGgccacctcctcctgctcctcatccAAAGCCTGAAAGATGGCtgtcaagaagaaaaacagcagctcacAGAGCGGACCCTCTGGATCAGAACAAACAAGAGCCTCCTCCAGAACCTCTGTGGAAAAACATCAATTGTCAGAACCAGTAAATTAGTTGGAACCACCCCAACATCAGTCAGAATGAACAGTTATTAGAAACAGCAGAGCTTTAATTGACTTTCAAgtcatattaaataaaaagttagttttttctcgtcccaccgggaggaggcccagaggaagacccaggacacgctggagggactgtttcttggctggcctgggaacgccttgggattcccccggaggagctggctggggagagggaggtctgtgtctccctgcttaggctgctgcccccgcgacccgaccccggataagaggatatatagaagatggatggatggatagttttTTCAGAACACCTTTCCCAATAAGGACAGTTTGAGAGAGTAAAGCCAGAAACTCCCAGGACCAGAACTCTTGGACTGATTCTAGTTTTATCAGATCTGACATCCAGAACCACAAGACCGAACCCTTCTGAAAACAAATTCTGTAAAAGAAACATCAAAACCCAACAAAGCCTGTGAGCAGTGGTCTCACCCAGAGTGATTCCATCAGGGAACTCATCCCTCAGGTCAAAGACTTCACCAAAAGCCCGCAGGAACTCCAGAACCATCAGAGCTTCTCCAAAGAGCTCTGTAGGAAGACGAGTTCTCACTGGAACTGGACAGGGTAGTTCCTATTGAACCAAACATGCAGATTTATAATCCGCACCAAAAAACTATTAttccacataaaaaaagatatgtAATCAACAGGTTTCCTTCATTTTAAACTTCTACACCTTCATGACTGAAAATACCGGTAAATTTAAAAGCAGTCTAACACAGGACTAATGGCAGTCTAATAGAGGTCTCCCTGAAGtaagactttttgtttcatttatttgttttaaaggcttggtagtttcagtttaaaagcaCCTTGTCTGCCTGAATAGTGATGCGTTTACTGACCTTCAGGTCTTCACACTCCATATCTTCTCTGGGTTGGTTCCACTGCTTCAGACGTTCAGCatattttctcttctcttctttcagcttttctcGTTCCTATTGATCAGGTTATTAAAGTGATAAGTCAACTGATAGTAGTccttataaaaacattttcccatTCTAGTCAGTTTCTTactctctctttctccagcTTTCTtcgctccttctcctccttcttcctgtgtttctcctcttccaaCCTTCgtctctgctcctctctcagCTTGTCCTtgtcctccctctctctcctcttggcctcctgcagctcctccctctccttcttAAGTCGAACTCTgtcctgagctgcagctgccatCTCTTCcttcttctgcagcagcttcagttttTCCTCCAGCGCATTCAGTGGTGACACACACGCCTAGAAACATTACATTTCACTTTTCAGAAAGACTGATCTGATATAAACAGATCAGAAATTCTAAACCAGCTCTCAGATAATTTCAGAGTCAGATAAGATAGTAAAATGTGTTAACTGAATTCAacatgttttgaaataaaaaaaagaatttcctCTGTAATAACAGTTTGAATCAATCACCAACCCAACAACACTCTTTGATGCTTTGAAGGCCTTTAATCATGAGATTGTCTTGGACTGCCGAGGTCCACATCCAAAGCCAAAAACTCAGCATGACAAAGCTGCCTGTAACTCCTAATATCAGCTCAGAGCTGGTTGCACAATCTGATCAAAGTTTATAACTAAAGTAATCTCAAAACTGTAACCGTTTTCTTTTTGGGCATAAACAGCCCACTTCCACAGTTATATGAGGAGAGAACTGGAATTGCAACTCTGTCCAAATAAAAtagcagcaaaataaacaaccaTGTCATTCAACACATGGTGTGTAAAAATACTACCGTAAGTTTAATGTTTACTCAAActgaaagcaaagagaaaagttTGCTTTGAAAGAAGGTTATTCACTCTATGAAGCAGTCAGCTCAGTTCCTtgataagaataaataaaatcatctacCTCAGCCTCTTCACTGACCTCAGGTGAAACCCTAGTTGACCCTAACCCAACGGTCCCTTTAAGAAGGGTAAATTCTTAGTCAAAGACCAGCTTTTTTAAGTTTAGACTTATATCAGATGAGAAAACCTGACAGACATCACACTACCAGTTGGACAGCTTCAGTTCAGACATCAGTTCTTCTGGGGTCAGAAGAACCGTGTTTGAAAGAATGTCATTTTGCTTTTGAAAGATGACCAGAGGATTTGTTTGACTgacatttttgtaacttgttaGTATTTAAACCAGTtaattttgaataaatcagctttgttttgtttgtttaagtaGGATACCCAGTGCAGATAAAATGAGCTTAAAGAACAAATCTGGTACATAACAACAAACTGTGTACCTGTCCAGACGAGCCCCCATTAGAAGTGAAGCTTAAAGGGAAAAAGGGCGGGTCATCAGGAAAGAACTGAGTGAAGTTCTGTTCAGACAGATGGTACTTCTTCACTGTGGAAGGCTAAGACACAGACAGGAGTTATTGCAGTAGAGTTCAGGTTAGAATCTGTGCAGGAACAGAACGAAACAATGATACTGTTCTCACCTTGAGGGTGATCGTTCCCTTCTGAGCTTCACAATGCTGCTTAAAGAGCAGCTTGAGTTTCTCTCTGGACAGAGTGGACTTCCTTCGACTGAAGAGAAAAtcaaacagatgaaacaaatgtttatccTCTTAGGAGGACAACTGTTAACATTGATGAAGGACTCAGTAAATATCAGAGTCAAACCCAAGTAACAATGTTCCCAGAGTTAAATTTACAGTCTTCCTTTTTGGAGAGGTGATCTTGTTGTGAATACTCAGATTGACTGACATTCTTCCGGACATTTCAAAACAAGCACAGTCCTCTAAACAACAGAATTAATAAGCTTAAGGGAAAAGAGGGAGAGGTTTGAGAACTTAAAGGCTGATATTCTTTTTACTTGGTAGAAAACTTGATTTGAATGTTACTGAAACATATGACTGAACTTTTGGGGTCGCGTGAAAAATCAAATCCACAATTTCTGATTTAACTCCTTGTCACATCCTGATGAAAACTTATAGTGATGGTTATAGCTGATGTGTAAATTAGTTGTATTGGTTTTCTGTCAAtgaagcttcaaaatgattgtaattcTGCTACAGTGATAATGTCATCGATTTACAGAGTTATTAGTCTTTTTGACCATTTTCCTCTTAATCTTGGTTCCAGCAGCTGTGCTCCTATAAACCTGTATcctgtattttattattcatcatCAAGGACAGAGTTTTAGGACTTGTGAGAAATATGTGGCTCTAGAACAGTATTTGGTTATCTTGTTTGTATTCAGAGCTAGGCGTACAGTTTATAATCAGGATAGTGATACTACTGAGCTTGACCTTATTTGCTGGGGGAGACTGAGGCCAATAAAGAGAAGATATTCCTGATGTGTGGGAGGTCGTTTACTGAAGATCCTCACCTGATTTGACTGGCTTTGACAGTAAATGGCTCACTGTGTTCACCTTTATTCACCCTCACTGTGTATTTAAATACAGACGGACTCAGAggtttcttcttcctgctgacaaacacaaacaaataaccTGAGAAAACATCCTACTGAATACGTTTCCTATCATTCATATCCCAAGGGCTTGTTCTGGggtgtctttgttttgtgatATAAACACATATGGACAAGCTGATAATAATGAACTGAGTGTACAATGGTGAATATCTGTCTTATTTCTGCAGCATCCAACTATTGTTAGAACTTCAAAGCCAgttaataactttttttcaaCCTAACGATCAACCTGTGATCTCTAAATGCTGAAGCACTCTGGGACCAGACCGTACAGAGTGCTGCCGATATGCAGTGTGTTTAAGTCACAGCAAAGAGGAAAAGTAAATGTGAttaatcagtttgtttcacatttaaacacaactaCATCAACAATCTGTCAGACTATGTTTTTCTCTCAGTAAAAACATGAACGGATTTGCAAAAGGTTTACTTAGAGTTGATATCtattctcttaaaaaaaaaaaacccaatctgTAAACAGATTGAATGTTGTTTGTTAAACACATTATTGTGCAATCTATTACTGTGCAATATACCTGTTACTGGGTAATTCATGTAATACATGCAAAACTGAGTCCAGAAAATGTGTTACTGGGTAATAAATGTGACAGTTGGAGGCATTGCTGCATGTAAAgttgagatgagatgagatgtgCCATTTTGACCTACTGACCCATTGAAATGGGTGGTGGGACTCTGAAAGGCGTCACTCTCGTCATCACTGTCACTGATGATAATTGTATTATTGCCAGCCGGATTGTTGTGGCCATTAGTGGACGGGGCTCCATTAGCACTGGAGTAAGGTGCATGCACCTGCAAGATCTCACAGACATGtctaaaacacagacagaaaatttCACATTCCTGGATagtgtaacagaaaaaaaccacacacattcTATTAGAAAACAATTTTAGAACTTTTGGGATTTATTAGAAACCTGGTTCTGTTGGTACCTGGCTCCATTACGTCCGCTAACATCCACCACCTCTCCAGGAAAGAAGCGGTCTTTGGCGAATGAGTAAACATCCTCACAGAGCTCCGACAGCCTGCAGCAGTGGCTCAAAGCAGCCAGGTGGAGTAGCGGTATCATCAGAACCTGAGGAAAATTCTGTAGACTCTGCTTGGCCCGCCGCTCACTCTCCATTGCCTCCAGGTAGGTGAGGCCGGCTCGACCCGTTAACGCACAGCTCCACACCAAACTGTTACAAAGGATGGTCCTTTCAAAGAACTCACTGtatgggagagagagaggatggGTCTGAATACTGTTTAGCGGGTGTTGACCAATATGCAGCGTGTTCTAGTGGACCCATTACAATGATGACAGAGATGTTGTTCCACTGACATGCTTAGAACTTCGCTAGTCCAAGGTTATATGTCATTAGGGTTGGGTTAGAACCTTGATGGGACCAACAAGGTTCTGAACCTTGAGATGCTTCGCTGCATTCATTCTTTGCATACAGCTTCTGAATCAAATATTTAAGAAACTTTTccaatcaattttttttacacctgcTGAATTTGCCAGCTTTAATATCTGCAGTACAATTTATTTATGGTGTGTTTaggtgtaatttttttttttccaattctttCCCAGTACTATGGAGAAACAGCTCTAATTCTTGGGCTCAGTATGGTAGATCAGATCTAATAAGTGATGATATCTGGACTGCAGACAGAATCCAACAGCAgctgaattgaattaaaaacaaaagttttaaaacaataatttttatTGAGTGTCTCCAGACAACCTGGGTATAAAGATCTGTACCAGATTACTGGATCGCATCGGGACAAGTCAGTCATCTTGGCTTCTTTTACTCTTGTTTAGACCTAGTTCTAATTTGATCCTGTTGATTTGGCCACAAGTTGAGAGTGTTGATACCTGGCATTAAAATAAGTCTGGAATGATCAGATCTCAGTTAATTGCAACTTTCGATTGCGCTGTCCCCGCCTCTGCAAAGGCCACGTGCGGTGTCgcgtcgtgcaccttttgtaactgtTCTCTGTCCCTACTTCaggactaaaagctaaaaggtgaCAGAGCCTCAATTCTCTGGAACTCTTTTCCCTTCCAGCTACATTTTGTAGACTCAATAGACTTTTTTAGGATAGCTGCTAAACTCATCTGATATTTAGGTAGCATTCTGTTTTATGTGGtttattttcctgattttatattggctttttattttaatttgtgtcttaagttaatgtattttaatgtgcAGCATCTTATGATTTTTACTGAaaggcaataaataaaaattacttaCATTACTCAACTATAACTGAAGTAGGAAAGCAATGTCTTTGATATTGGGTGAGTTTAATTTTTAGACCAATGTTTGTGAAGCTCTAGACTGCATGCACTGATAGATTTACAGCCAAACAAttgctgtaatatttttttttaatcataatttCTATTGTCATCACAATAAATGaacttagcacaaaaagtaagaaaatttgtttggtttaattttatgtttttgtaactaTGCTTCTTAACAATAAATCCTGTATCATTGGAAGACTGGctgattttactgtaaatagtGCCATATTTGTAAGGGAAATGcttttgtgggttgagcagcagagttgagtatgtgggTTGTGCCTATGAAAAAGTtcttaaatgtgttaaatgaggttgaggttgaggtcaggacagCAGGCACGCCATTCTATCCTCCTCTCCACGTTGGAGGTCAACTCCACTCTGTGATGTTTCTTTCTTGTAGAAGTTCATCTAATGGGACATCAACTTCACAGCTTGTCTCTGATATCCCAGTTATATGAAGCTTGGCCTTCAATTTGGAAATGGCACTAGGGCTCACTCCAAATAATGATGCAACTTGGTTTTGCAGAACACCAGCTTCAGGTTGCTCTAAGCCACAGGCCCTATCCAGATCAGTCAAATCAACACCAACTGAACGCTGTAGCAGGTGCCAGTCGGAATATCTGCATGGTATATCGATCATTGGCTGTTCTGATTTCTAACTATATTAGCATCTGTCATGGAAAAGCCCATATCAGTCAACTTTTAAACTGAGTGAACTCTTAAAGGACAGTCCGTGACCCAGGCTTCTGGAACTGGGCCAACCAAACCAACCTTAGGGACCATTAGCTTCCTAAACTAACAAACAGTACAGCTGCTAAGGACCATGTTACCTTCGGTAATCTGGTTTCTGTGGGGGTAGGTGCACACTCCACTTTCTTAAAAAAGTGTTCACGTCAAGACTGgttacagttgtttttaaactgtcagTCACACAACAATCAGACTTTAAGGGCTTAcatcatgttgttgttgttgttgtttttagacctacatgttgttgtttttaaacctacatgttgttgttgtggtttttagcCTCCCATCCGAGCCGGGGGGACAGGTAAATACTCACTCGTAGGTCCTGAAGACTTCATGTGTGATTTTGCAGAGGAAGACCTCTTCATCCGGCCGCAGGTCCGCCGGAGGTCTCTGTCGGATGAAGGCTTTTCGGTGAAGCAGCGGCATCGCTTTGCTGAAAGAAAGAGGAGCGAAAACGGGTCAGAGACCGAATAACTCTCACCAGAAGCAAATTAAAGTGAAGCCTGAGagtggaaccagaaccagggaCAAGACGTCGCCCAGACTAAACCGAACAGGAgagacgaggaagaggagagcgGGTCTTTTGTTAAACGCGCCGATAATCTGGCCGCGTGGAGGAACGGTTCCTCTCCATTATCTGAGCCGACAACTCGGACCCAattcaacacaaaacacacagcccGAACCCTCCACCGAACCTCCCAAACCTGAAGCCCAAACTGGAACAAACTGAAACTGGCTAGTTTTACCAAACTGTGTAGCGACGAAGCGACTGCCGGCGGTCCAAATGAGGAGGAAGAAGTCCGGGCGGAAATTCGGCTCTGGCGGCTTGTTGACGAAGTTTTAGGCTACTTCACGGACTTACAACTAGCTCGGAAATTTGAGTTTCACGCCTCCGCCAGAGCTACtgtgctgaaacaaaaaatgtcgGGAGCCGAACAGTTAAAATGCAGTGTTTatgtaatttaataaatgtaatgttAATGTAATTTACCcactttatgttgttttttcgAAATGTTTCATCACGTCTCTCTAAGAGTTTACAGGTTTGAATAAATCTAAACATGGAAATTTCAGATTTAGGAGATGGCAATAAATGCTGCTGTTCATTCATGCAGAGTCTATAGAAGACAAACCTGATTCTTCTGCGTTTGGACCAGAGTCAGAGCAAAATGTTGAGTTTCACCACATTAGGACTGGCTATCTTTGAGTTTAGCCTTTTTGACTCAGGGAGGGACAGGGAATCTGGATCTTGCAGCcagagaaaaagataaaactaaaagaggAAATGATCTAGTATGGATCAGATTCCTGACCCTGATGCCAACCTTCTGCTCAGTTTCGTAGTGACTATGTAGGCTCAAAGGTTTAGAAATCAATCAACTCAAATCTGAACTCCTGAAAAATTAAATCCAGTTTGTTGATCTTTTCATAAATTGAAACTATCATTAACCTTTAATCACATTAAGCTATGTCTAATTGGCCACCTATGgactttataaaataatttatttctttaactgtttatttaaaacagggaCAGTACCTAAGAAAATGTTACATGTTTAAAACAGTGCAACCATTTTTGGCACATAGGTCTTTTAAGCCAGAGGACTATTTTGCAGACCTAGTCTGAATTttcattaaagaacaaaaattaaatctcTTAAAGTAGGCattcaaatacaaatacagcACATCTAAAGACAATACAACTTGACATTTCAAACTTAAATGCACAcatacaaaattatttttaaaaaaggacatgagaaaaaacaaaaatacataaaaaggacagaaaaatgcTCACTTTCAAAACTGGCGTACATCAGTGTTCACAGATTAGTCTATGTTTCAGCCACTATTTCTCCCGAAAGTTAAAAACTCTAACATTAGTTCAGTTTCTTCAAGAAGTTCAGTTTTATGTCACATGACTGTGTCCAGGTCACAGAATAGAACTGAAAGATAATTTTGAGCCCCTGAGGGAAATTGGTTAGAAGTACATATGCAGACCTCTGACAAGAACCCCAGAAGTAAAAGCTGTAATAGGTCTAAACTTCCATGTTAAGTGGTTCTagtacaagttttaagccccgccccctccatgtaaaacaaacagaacatcattgttaagataaaaaagataaaagataaaggaaaaaaaaacaccaattttTTCCAATTGCTGACTCCTGTTGAGTCACAtttttaccttgctgctgtttgttcaaatgttaatttattttagctgttattatttcatgcttttaaaaaaaggtcatgtgacaccatgccTGTGGACAGTAGGTAGATTTTCAAGCCCTGCATCCCTAATGTGCAGACTCTGCAGTCACAGGATTCTGTAGAGGTGAATCTGTCTGAGAGCTTCAGGGTCCGTATCTTTGCCCAGGTAGACATCATAGTCAACTGGAAGCTCCTCCACCCAGCCGGGCTGCAGCACCACCTAATGGACATAAGAaggaaatgtttgcttttttgaccaacataaaaaaatcctgctgcagctgtttttagtCTGACTGATGCTGTTtgaactctgtttgtttgtctgttaaacagaaaaacatctccTATGGTTTTCAGGTGATTCTCACTGATTTTACCTGCAGAGCATTCAGACTCTCATGTAGACTAGGAACAGTAACCAGCAGAgagcctctcttcctgaagctCTTCATGATGAACATCCACGCTCTGAACACAGGCAGACATGTCTCTTATTAGTTTGCGGAACAGTTTAGATTCTGGTTATGTTTCTTTGAGCATTTTTAGTGTCATTACCTGACTTGTTCGCTGGACTCCATGAAGTACTCAAAGACATTGTTCATGATCAGAACATCAGTGCTGTTTAGTAGAACCTCTTGTGTGCAGACATCAGCATGAAGAACCTGCAGAAGTTAAATGGCTTAAAATGACGGCGTGTAAGCAAAGTGTGTGCTAGTGGAAGAATGTTCAGAGACAAACCTGAACTCTGTCAGAAAATTTGTATTTGTGCACAATGTCATTCTGGAGCCTGACAAAGTCCTCATTGAGTTCCAGGCCAAGGAGCCGAGATGCTGAGCTGTACACGTAACCCTGAacacattacacacacacagataaacctTCACTACAGCCGCTACTTGGATCTAAAAAGCAGAGGTTATGTTTCATTCTTGGTTtcctttttgacattttgtgaaTGAAGACTCTATGCTCACTTTTACATATAGCATGTGCTTCATTTagctaaaaatttaatttttgccAACTGACCAGAAAAGACccgcaaaacaaacaaaaaaaaaccattttgaGCCCAAGGGCTTTGGACTCACAAGTATGAACGAGCATGCAGCTTTATTCATGGCTAATTTTGGATTAGCGGTAACAAAGCTTCTACTGAACAAACATGAAATCTGTCTTCACTTTATCTCCTTTGAAAAAGTTTGGAAAGCTGGAAAAAGATGAGCAGATATGATTCTGGGACCCAGATGGGTTGAAATCACACTATCACAAAGGTTTGAAACATACTACACCTTCCAGCtgacaaagagacacaaacacatcctaaaatgtgtgtgtgtgtgtgagtggtgACATCTGACCCCATACAGCACAGCCCCCAGTCTGGAACCAACGTCCACCAGAGTCCGACCACTCAGGTCTGGCAGAAGGTTCTGGAAGAGGAACTGCAGCTCTGTCGCTGAGAAGGAGTGAGATATGAactctgcaggaggaagaaaGACAACAGCAAGAATCAGCTGACCGGCCTGTGGCCTGAACCTCACATAGGGACAGATTTCCAACCCTGCACACGCATGATAAGTGTGCAGAAGATGTGATGTCACACAGTGTGCTGCGTGTGACATCACATCTTCCACACACTTATCATGCAGGTAGACTTTTTACAGTGGAGTCTGATGGTGGTTGCATTTGAATTATGTGGACCACACAAAAAATAAGATCTAagcaaaaaatctaaattgAGCACTGAGACATGCAGCGGGAATGAAGCCTAAGATCCAAAGCTGGTTCTGATGTGGTTGT is a window of Kryptolebias marmoratus isolate JLee-2015 linkage group LG10, ASM164957v2, whole genome shotgun sequence DNA encoding:
- the zgc:109986 gene encoding uncharacterized protein zgc:109986; this translates as MNCVEAKLELQQLLNKVSPSEVRKLLDWIKNSDELDHLLLDNNKVILQNIADDLRARLPPDAMLPSETAAHHKMQQRARPTVHVDSFLYSDEQMDTLCEEGAMSRNYCLSCGSFRTAPLEFISHSFSATELQFLFQNLLPDLSGRTLVDVGSRLGAVLYGGYVYSSASRLLGLELNEDFVRLQNDIVHKYKFSDRVQVLHADVCTQEVLLNSTDVLIMNNVFEYFMESSEQVRAWMFIMKSFRKRGSLLVTVPSLHESLNALQVVLQPGWVEELPVDYDVYLGKDTDPEALRQIHLYRIL